A window of Neisseria canis contains these coding sequences:
- a CDS encoding lytic transglycosylase → MASLKTISLAVAGLSISTASHAQTSSAYSPSQVGMAMMRLSASPLDHHKKAPQKSGSIWAKMRKDFRMNEVNPELVRRHESKFSTSSAYFTRTIDRSKPYMSYIASEVEKRNMPAEIALLPFIESAYVTKAKSHVGASGLWQFMPATGRHYGLEQTSLYDGRHDVKAATDAALNYLQYLHSLFGDWSLALAAYNWGEGNVSRAVNRARAQGLEPVYENLRMPNETRNYVPKLMAVRNIVRDPQYYGINLADIDSKPYFKAVTLDQPIDTSAAARLAGITESEFLALNPAFKAPVFVPNGKREMLLPVSSVSTFEKNYSKADKSSLLSWNVYQTQGMTSLASIAAETGTSLSELKRLNGIKGSTVNGGYSLLVAKNSTGTNQASGYIDFARMDKDLNPNDNKLQTVEPMQGLPAINSLAAAQPVIPKPVAAAQQIEAITVAKVEPVSLPVKALSAKSDNASSEYIAVKSSAQPTVEEQTISANIAINQPLSSPLTPEARPTASENLAANKVSAEPQVQVAKTGTSVAPTADNIEVASLENNQPADELQVLAEQSNAAEVIRSTLARLEEDEARAAKARLAKAKQQERTQARLARAQQQQQTLVAGTHRVTDGDTMYNISQRYNISVADLAIINNIRGNHIQKGQVLKVAANTNSTSNIRSVSYTVRKGDTLNTIASRFNLDINDIRRWNKNTRTVTPGQRINLIGI, encoded by the coding sequence ATGGCATCACTGAAAACGATTTCTCTTGCCGTTGCAGGCTTATCTATTTCCACGGCTTCCCATGCCCAAACATCATCTGCTTACTCGCCCAGCCAAGTAGGTATGGCAATGATGCGTTTAAGCGCATCTCCGCTCGATCATCACAAAAAAGCACCTCAAAAATCAGGCAGCATCTGGGCAAAAATGCGGAAAGATTTCCGCATGAACGAAGTCAACCCCGAATTAGTACGCCGTCATGAAAGCAAATTCAGTACGAGTTCCGCCTATTTCACCCGCACCATCGACCGCAGCAAACCCTATATGTCTTACATTGCAAGCGAGGTGGAAAAGCGTAACATGCCTGCCGAAATCGCCTTGCTGCCGTTTATCGAAAGCGCCTATGTAACCAAAGCCAAATCGCATGTCGGAGCCTCCGGCTTATGGCAGTTTATGCCGGCTACCGGCCGCCATTACGGCCTGGAGCAGACTTCTCTGTATGACGGCCGCCACGACGTAAAAGCCGCCACAGACGCCGCACTCAACTATCTGCAATATCTTCACAGCCTTTTCGGTGACTGGTCATTGGCATTGGCCGCCTATAACTGGGGTGAAGGCAACGTCAGCCGTGCCGTTAACCGCGCACGCGCACAAGGCTTGGAGCCGGTATATGAAAACCTGCGCATGCCGAACGAAACCCGTAACTACGTGCCTAAATTGATGGCCGTCCGCAACATTGTCCGCGATCCCCAATATTACGGAATCAATTTGGCCGACATTGACAGCAAGCCCTATTTCAAAGCCGTTACACTCGACCAACCCATCGATACTTCTGCTGCCGCCCGCTTGGCGGGCATCACAGAAAGCGAATTTTTGGCTTTAAACCCCGCATTCAAAGCCCCCGTATTCGTACCCAACGGCAAGCGCGAGATGCTGCTTCCCGTCAGCTCGGTTTCCACATTCGAGAAAAATTACAGCAAAGCAGACAAATCAAGCTTGCTTTCTTGGAATGTCTACCAAACACAAGGCATGACCAGCTTAGCCAGCATTGCTGCAGAAACCGGGACCAGCCTCAGCGAACTGAAACGTCTTAACGGAATCAAAGGTTCCACCGTAAACGGCGGATACAGCCTCTTGGTAGCCAAAAACAGTACCGGTACAAATCAAGCTTCGGGCTATATTGATTTTGCCCGTATGGATAAAGACCTTAATCCGAACGATAACAAGCTACAAACCGTAGAGCCCATGCAAGGTCTGCCGGCAATCAATTCATTGGCTGCCGCACAACCTGTAATACCCAAACCGGTTGCCGCGGCACAACAAATAGAAGCGATTACAGTTGCGAAAGTCGAGCCGGTATCATTACCGGTTAAAGCATTATCGGCAAAATCCGATAACGCTTCTTCTGAATACATTGCAGTAAAATCATCCGCTCAGCCAACTGTTGAAGAGCAAACCATATCTGCAAATATTGCTATTAACCAGCCCTTATCTTCACCGCTTACACCTGAAGCACGCCCAACAGCCTCAGAAAATTTAGCGGCAAATAAAGTTTCCGCCGAACCTCAGGTTCAAGTAGCCAAAACAGGAACTTCCGTTGCGCCAACAGCAGATAATATTGAAGTGGCATCACTTGAAAACAACCAGCCTGCAGACGAATTGCAAGTGCTAGCTGAGCAAAGCAACGCTGCCGAAGTTATCCGCAGCACACTTGCACGGTTAGAAGAAGATGAGGCTCGCGCCGCTAAAGCACGTTTGGCAAAAGCCAAACAGCAAGAACGGACACAAGCCCGTTTGGCTCGCGCCCAACAACAGCAGCAAACTTTGGTCGCAGGAACACACAGGGTAACCGATGGCGACACTATGTATAACATTTCCCAACGCTATAACATCAGCGTTGCGGATTTAGCTATCATTAACAATATTCGCGGCAACCATATTCAAAAAGGCCAAGTGTTGAAAGTCGCTGCAAATACAAACAGCACTTCCAATATCCGCTCTGTATCTTATACCGTGCGCAAAGGTGATACTTTAAATACCATAGCGAGCCGTTTTAATCTTGACATCAATGATATCCGCCGCTGGAATAAGAATACGCGAACAGTTACACCAGGACAGCGTATTAATTTGATCGGAATTTAA
- the glnD gene encoding [protein-PII] uridylyltransferase, with protein sequence MSNFAPNLTQELNLKKEQAVAAYLVKRQPNVFFEQYTQALDDMLSSLWQTLFADSSLCLLATGGFGRREMYPYSDLDLALVSDTALTETQQQTAAAFIQTLWDMQLTPSVKVGSIDELCRSIEDDLTGETAFLEARFICGDPPTADAMLQKLNLQRNAALFIEGKLVEMQQRHDKQKGSGALLEPNIKTCPGGLRDIHTMMWLAKAQGLSTSAHSLVHNRVLTRMEAGLLSNSHKQLARIRIELHLGAGREEDRLIFDLQNKIAADMGFQNDGSRIKSEKLMHRLYRATKTVKQLNGIIIPMLRGRVYSVLPRHTHHINDEYYQVDNQIAVKDKNLFRNDPAHIFKIIEIIQTRNDLKTIAPKTLRQWWAATRNINESFYRNPVNRERFIGFFKTGNGLTRTMRFLNLYGVLGQYLPAWEKITGLLQHDLFHIYPVDDHILMVLRNMRRLAIDAHAHELPFASGLMYSFEKKHVLYLAAMFHDIAKGRGGDHAVEGTKDAAKFARDHFLTQEESDLLTWLVEDHLLMSTVAQKEDIYDIDVITRFCDRVKTQERLTALYLLTVADIRGTNPKIWNSWKASLLENLFRSSAQRLAGVEKNRKAITSIRQNSATEALTQVGYDTKQQRRLWQALGSAYFVRHEEQEILWHLPLLIERLEESQIAIRSLHDADTLQVMVYMPNADRLFTRLCRIFSRAGLDIVAARAFVTEHNYILDTFVVQFPTHYSPHDYPRIRSLLEKELNDFIEGKFRAGNSSGGIKSRRARHQPIAPNLFLSEEEDYPGWFTLEIIAVNRPFLLADITEVFAELNISLRYAKINTLDERVEDSFLLYSPQLANPKQQLLLKQRLFEQLSV encoded by the coding sequence ATGTCTAACTTTGCCCCAAATCTTACGCAAGAATTAAACCTAAAAAAAGAACAAGCCGTTGCCGCTTATTTGGTTAAGCGGCAGCCTAATGTTTTTTTCGAACAATACACCCAAGCCTTAGACGATATGCTTTCCTCATTGTGGCAGACATTATTTGCCGACAGCAGCTTATGCCTGCTGGCAACGGGCGGCTTCGGCAGGAGGGAAATGTATCCTTATTCCGATTTGGATTTGGCGCTGGTGTCGGATACCGCGCTGACCGAAACACAGCAGCAAACCGCCGCCGCCTTTATCCAAACCCTGTGGGATATGCAGCTTACACCCTCTGTCAAAGTCGGCAGCATAGATGAATTGTGCCGCAGCATTGAAGACGACCTTACCGGCGAAACCGCATTTCTTGAAGCACGCTTCATCTGCGGCGATCCACCCACTGCCGACGCCATGCTGCAAAAGCTCAATCTGCAACGCAATGCCGCTCTGTTTATCGAAGGCAAATTGGTGGAAATGCAGCAGCGCCACGATAAGCAAAAAGGCTCCGGCGCCCTGCTTGAACCCAACATCAAAACCTGCCCCGGCGGCCTGCGCGACATCCACACCATGATGTGGCTGGCCAAAGCGCAGGGTCTGTCTACATCCGCGCATTCATTAGTGCACAACCGCGTACTTACGCGCATGGAAGCTGGGCTGCTTTCCAACAGCCACAAGCAACTGGCACGCATCCGTATCGAGCTGCATCTGGGCGCAGGCCGTGAAGAAGACCGGCTGATTTTCGATCTGCAAAACAAAATCGCTGCCGATATGGGTTTCCAAAACGACGGCAGCCGCATCAAAAGTGAAAAGCTGATGCATCGGCTCTACCGCGCCACCAAAACAGTCAAACAGCTCAACGGCATCATCATTCCCATGTTACGCGGGCGCGTGTATTCCGTGTTGCCCCGCCATACTCACCATATCAACGACGAATATTACCAAGTCGACAACCAAATCGCGGTGAAAGACAAAAACCTGTTCCGCAACGATCCCGCGCATATTTTCAAAATCATTGAAATCATCCAAACCCGCAACGACCTCAAAACCATCGCACCGAAAACTTTGCGCCAATGGTGGGCGGCCACCCGCAACATCAATGAAAGTTTTTACCGCAACCCGGTTAACCGCGAGCGTTTTATCGGCTTTTTCAAAACCGGCAACGGCCTCACCCGTACCATGCGCTTCCTCAACCTCTACGGCGTGCTCGGCCAATACCTGCCCGCTTGGGAAAAAATCACCGGCCTGCTGCAACACGATTTATTTCATATTTATCCTGTTGACGACCACATCCTGATGGTGCTGCGCAACATGCGCCGCCTGGCCATAGACGCCCATGCCCATGAATTGCCTTTTGCTTCCGGCCTGATGTATTCGTTTGAGAAAAAACATGTGCTTTATTTGGCTGCCATGTTTCACGACATTGCCAAAGGCCGCGGTGGCGACCATGCGGTGGAAGGCACAAAAGATGCGGCAAAATTTGCCCGAGACCATTTCCTCACCCAAGAAGAAAGCGACCTGCTGACTTGGTTGGTTGAAGACCATCTGTTGATGTCGACCGTGGCACAAAAAGAAGATATTTACGACATTGATGTGATTACTCGTTTCTGCGACCGGGTAAAAACGCAAGAACGGCTGACCGCCCTTTATCTGCTCACCGTAGCCGATATCCGCGGCACCAACCCGAAAATCTGGAATTCATGGAAAGCAAGCCTGCTGGAAAACCTGTTCCGCTCAAGCGCCCAGCGCCTGGCCGGCGTGGAAAAAAACCGCAAAGCCATTACCAGCATCCGCCAAAACAGCGCCACAGAAGCGCTCACCCAAGTCGGCTACGATACCAAACAACAGCGCCGTTTGTGGCAGGCACTCGGCTCTGCTTATTTCGTGCGGCACGAAGAGCAGGAAATCCTTTGGCATCTGCCGCTGCTGATCGAACGTTTGGAAGAATCACAAATCGCCATACGCAGCCTGCACGATGCCGACACTTTGCAAGTGATGGTGTACATGCCCAATGCCGACCGCCTGTTTACCCGCCTGTGCCGCATTTTCAGCCGAGCCGGTTTGGACATTGTCGCCGCACGGGCTTTCGTGACCGAGCATAATTATATTTTGGACACCTTTGTCGTTCAGTTTCCCACCCATTACAGCCCGCACGACTACCCGCGCATCCGCTCATTGCTGGAAAAAGAGCTTAACGATTTCATAGAGGGCAAATTCCGCGCCGGCAATTCATCGGGCGGCATCAAAAGCCGACGCGCCCGACACCAGCCGATCGCACCCAATTTATTCCTCTCCGAAGAAGAAGACTATCCGGGCTGGTTCACGCTGGAAATCATTGCCGTTAACCGCCCGTTTTTGCTCGCCGACATTACCGAGGTATTTGCCGAACTGAACATCAGCTTGCGTTACGCGAAAATCAATACCTTAGACGAGCGTGTTGAAGACAGCTTCCTGCTATACAGCCCGCAGCTTGCCAATCCGAAACAGCAGTTATTGTTAAAGCAGCGGCTGTTTGAGCAACTGAGTGTTTGA
- a CDS encoding O-antigen polymerase, protein MLVFLTLISLCGFFLSKYFKLGPFNPFTLYFGVWSAIFVAYAFFQDTYRPISDDYLFIQICVQLVAFFMMICARPFKPGFMPIPPRYQLNKKIFTLIQLALIAALPTFYQMVVDYAGESIFTSSGYTRLRYVFNNEGKDMGKLGYLYTLAFLSASVGVYYAAKKELNKWQTILAVLLALIYAYLTTGRTFFLMIFIFTVTPLAVMGKIRLKTLAVLGSALLGTFFLVASLTSKGASPDASLSDNIASFIESAHSYFIAPFVALSMITEELKTLAFGDYSLRFILSILAAFGLTDPPGPIVKGYQFTPAPTNLYTVYEVYVRDFDVFGFFIPLIFLPIHWILYKQARKANDFCMIIYAISLYPLLTQMLQDQYMTLISTWIQIFLGCLLLISRKRA, encoded by the coding sequence ATGTTGGTTTTTTTAACCCTCATTTCCCTCTGCGGATTTTTCCTGTCCAAATACTTTAAACTCGGGCCGTTTAATCCGTTTACCCTTTACTTCGGCGTTTGGTCCGCTATTTTTGTGGCCTACGCATTCTTTCAAGATACCTACCGCCCAATCTCCGACGATTATTTATTCATCCAAATCTGTGTGCAGCTCGTAGCTTTTTTTATGATGATCTGCGCCCGGCCGTTTAAACCCGGTTTTATGCCCATTCCCCCGCGGTACCAATTAAACAAAAAAATTTTTACTTTAATCCAGCTGGCTCTAATCGCCGCGTTGCCAACGTTTTACCAAATGGTTGTCGATTATGCAGGAGAAAGCATTTTTACCAGCTCGGGCTACACCCGCTTACGCTATGTGTTTAATAATGAAGGCAAAGACATGGGTAAACTGGGCTACCTCTATACACTGGCATTTTTAAGCGCATCGGTGGGCGTGTATTACGCCGCGAAAAAAGAGCTGAACAAATGGCAGACAATATTGGCCGTGTTGCTCGCCCTGATTTATGCCTACCTCACCACAGGGCGGACATTCTTTCTGATGATCTTTATTTTCACGGTTACCCCGTTGGCCGTGATGGGCAAAATCCGCTTGAAAACTTTGGCCGTTTTAGGTTCGGCACTTTTGGGCACATTCTTCTTAGTGGCCTCGCTAACTTCAAAAGGCGCATCTCCCGACGCGTCTTTAAGCGACAACATTGCCAGCTTTATCGAAAGCGCGCACAGCTACTTTATCGCCCCTTTCGTGGCGCTTTCCATGATTACGGAAGAATTGAAAACGCTCGCTTTCGGCGACTATTCGCTGCGCTTTATACTGAGCATACTCGCAGCATTCGGCCTAACCGATCCGCCGGGCCCGATTGTGAAAGGCTACCAATTCACACCCGCCCCAACCAACCTTTATACGGTTTACGAAGTGTATGTGCGGGACTTTGATGTGTTCGGATTTTTCATACCCCTGATTTTTTTACCGATACATTGGATACTCTACAAACAGGCGCGTAAAGCCAATGATTTTTGCATGATTATTTATGCCATCTCGCTTTATCCCCTGCTAACCCAAATGCTGCAAGACCAATACATGACCCTGATTTCCACTTGGATTCAAATATTCTTAGGGTGCCTGCTGCTGATTAGCAGAAAAAGAGCTTAG
- a CDS encoding uracil-xanthine permease family protein: MQQLKLAISGAQILFVAFGAMVLVPILTGLNPAMALLGAGIGTLLFQAFAKRKVPIFLGSSFAFIAPIIYSMQEWGMGGTMFGLFAAGFMYFLFAALIKWRGLDAVNRLLPPVVIGPVIMVIGLSVAVVASQMAMGQAGGEQKFDYVQSLLLSGFTFSVTVIIAVFGSRMMKLIPILIGVGSGYLAALATGFVDTAGITNAPWFAVPEFHTPEINWQAALFMLPVAIAPAIEHIGGVMAVGKVTGENYAQHPGLHRTLAGDGVGVCVAGLIGGPPVTTYGEVTGAVMLTKNANPVIMTWAAIFAIFMAFFGKFNAFLASIPLPVMGGVMILLFGTIASLGLKTLIDAQVDLMRPKNLVIVSTVLTTGVAGVGLCAILAIILNLILPDKKA; the protein is encoded by the coding sequence ATGCAGCAACTTAAATTGGCTATTTCCGGCGCACAAATTCTTTTTGTCGCCTTTGGCGCTATGGTTTTGGTGCCGATTCTCACAGGGCTTAATCCTGCTATGGCACTTTTGGGCGCAGGCATCGGCACGCTGTTGTTTCAAGCTTTTGCCAAGCGCAAGGTACCTATTTTCTTAGGTTCCTCTTTTGCCTTTATCGCACCGATTATTTACTCGATGCAGGAATGGGGAATGGGCGGAACCATGTTCGGCCTGTTTGCCGCGGGTTTTATGTATTTCCTGTTTGCCGCTCTCATCAAATGGCGGGGTTTGGACGCAGTAAACCGCCTGCTCCCGCCCGTAGTTATCGGCCCTGTGATTATGGTGATCGGTTTATCGGTTGCGGTAGTGGCCAGCCAAATGGCGATGGGTCAGGCAGGCGGAGAACAAAAATTCGATTATGTTCAATCTCTGCTGCTTTCCGGTTTCACTTTCTCCGTAACCGTTATTATCGCTGTGTTCGGCAGCCGCATGATGAAGCTGATACCGATTCTAATCGGCGTGGGCAGCGGTTATCTGGCTGCCCTGGCAACAGGCTTTGTGGATACGGCCGGTATTACCAACGCGCCATGGTTTGCCGTTCCCGAATTTCATACGCCGGAAATCAACTGGCAGGCTGCGCTCTTCATGCTGCCGGTCGCCATCGCTCCGGCCATAGAACATATAGGCGGCGTAATGGCGGTGGGCAAAGTAACCGGCGAAAACTACGCTCAACACCCCGGCCTGCACCGCACTCTTGCCGGCGACGGTGTGGGCGTGTGTGTGGCGGGTTTGATCGGCGGCCCGCCGGTAACGACTTACGGCGAAGTAACCGGCGCTGTAATGCTGACCAAAAACGCCAATCCCGTCATCATGACTTGGGCGGCGATTTTTGCAATTTTTATGGCGTTCTTCGGCAAATTCAACGCCTTTTTGGCCTCTATTCCGCTGCCTGTAATGGGCGGTGTGATGATTTTGCTGTTCGGTACCATTGCCTCGTTGGGTCTGAAAACCTTGATTGACGCACAAGTTGATTTAATGCGTCCGAAAAATCTGGTGATCGTCAGCACCGTGCTCACAACCGGCGTAGCCGGTGTGGGTTTGTGTGCCATTTTGGCAATTATTCTGAACCTGATTCTGCCGGATAAAAAAGCCTGA
- a CDS encoding NGO_0222 family membrane protein, with protein sequence MSKRKTYLLLTALFTLLFIALVTLGSYLLSIQSKQFGIAAFLFAFGAVSGQVGSLALFLREHARHKIMQAAASQTKQDSDHV encoded by the coding sequence ATGTCCAAACGCAAAACCTATCTGCTGCTGACCGCGCTTTTTACTTTGTTATTCATTGCTTTGGTAACATTAGGCAGCTATCTTCTGTCAATTCAGAGCAAGCAGTTCGGCATTGCGGCTTTCCTATTCGCATTCGGCGCCGTATCCGGCCAAGTCGGCAGCCTCGCTCTATTTCTGCGCGAACATGCCCGCCATAAAATCATGCAGGCCGCTGCCTCACAAACAAAACAGGATTCCGACCATGTTTGA
- the rdgB gene encoding RdgB/HAM1 family non-canonical purine NTP pyrophosphatase yields the protein MFEKIVLASGNAGKLREFSRLFAEKNIQILPQSDFNVPECPEPYLTFVENALAKARHASKHAGLPALADDSGICANALGGAPGIFSARFAGDNPKSDAANNAKLSAVLANQADRSCYYVCVLVLVRHEHDPQPIIAEGIWRGTWQPEAAGTNGFGYDPHFYVAEHHKTAAELAPEVKNAISHRAQALNELMGKISAAQSQT from the coding sequence ATGTTTGAAAAAATCGTACTTGCCAGCGGCAATGCAGGCAAACTGCGTGAATTTTCCCGCCTGTTTGCCGAAAAAAACATCCAAATTCTGCCCCAATCGGATTTCAACGTGCCCGAGTGCCCCGAGCCTTATCTGACTTTCGTTGAAAACGCCCTGGCCAAAGCCCGACATGCCAGCAAACATGCCGGCCTGCCTGCGCTGGCTGACGATTCCGGCATTTGCGCCAACGCCCTCGGCGGTGCGCCCGGCATATTCTCCGCCCGCTTTGCCGGCGACAATCCGAAATCCGATGCGGCCAACAATGCAAAATTATCCGCGGTGCTTGCCAATCAAGCCGACCGAAGCTGCTACTATGTTTGCGTATTGGTTTTGGTGCGCCATGAACACGACCCGCAGCCCATCATTGCAGAAGGCATCTGGCGCGGCACATGGCAGCCGGAAGCCGCCGGAACCAACGGTTTCGGCTACGATCCGCATTTTTATGTGGCCGAACACCATAAAACCGCAGCAGAGCTTGCGCCGGAAGTTAAAAACGCCATCAGCCACCGCGCCCAAGCGCTCAACGAATTAATGGGCAAAATCAGCGCCGCACAATCCCAAACCTAA
- the hemW gene encoding radical SAM family heme chaperone HemW — MLPISFSQPGRLTALPPLSLYIHIPWCIQKCPYCDFNSHTIKSALDENRYIQALLTDLQTELPNIWGRTVETVFIGGGTPSVFSPEAVNTLLSGVRSLLKLQPQAEITLEANPGTFEREKFQGFKDAGITRLSIGVQSFDDACLKALGRIHNSTEACKAIESARNIFERVNIDLMYALPNQTLEMARHDIQTGIATGVGHISAYHLTMEPNTPFGHTPPPGLPQDETALDIEDTVHQSLAEAGFEHYETSAFARPGQQCRHNLNYWQFGDYIGIGAGAHGKISYPTHIERTTRRRHPQDYLAAMQSDPFSAIERKPVAAEDLAFEFMMNALRLSAGVPSAYLEERTGVSAAQIAPQISRAQKLGLLECNPQRFAPTEHGKRFLNDLLQCFL; from the coding sequence ATGCTTCCTATTTCTTTTTCCCAGCCCGGCCGGCTCACCGCCCTGCCGCCCTTGTCGCTATATATCCATATTCCGTGGTGCATCCAAAAATGCCCTTATTGCGATTTCAATTCGCACACCATCAAATCCGCACTTGACGAAAACCGCTACATCCAAGCCCTGCTTACCGATTTGCAAACCGAGCTGCCGAATATCTGGGGTCGCACGGTGGAAACCGTGTTTATCGGAGGCGGCACACCCAGCGTGTTTTCCCCCGAAGCCGTCAACACCCTGCTCTCCGGCGTGCGCTCGCTCCTCAAGCTGCAGCCGCAAGCCGAAATCACTTTGGAGGCCAATCCGGGCACATTCGAACGTGAAAAATTCCAAGGCTTTAAAGACGCGGGCATTACCCGGCTTTCCATCGGCGTGCAAAGTTTTGATGATGCCTGTCTGAAAGCTTTGGGCCGCATTCACAACAGCACAGAAGCGTGCAAAGCCATCGAATCCGCACGAAACATTTTCGAGCGGGTCAACATTGATTTAATGTATGCCCTGCCGAATCAAACCCTCGAAATGGCCCGTCATGATATTCAGACAGGCATTGCCACCGGCGTCGGCCACATCAGCGCCTACCATCTCACCATGGAGCCCAACACCCCTTTCGGCCACACCCCGCCGCCCGGTCTGCCCCAAGACGAAACCGCGCTCGATATTGAAGACACCGTGCATCAATCTTTAGCGGAAGCAGGCTTCGAACATTATGAAACTTCCGCTTTCGCACGCCCCGGCCAACAGTGCCGCCACAACCTGAACTACTGGCAATTTGGCGACTACATCGGCATCGGCGCAGGCGCGCACGGCAAAATTTCCTATCCGACCCATATCGAACGCACCACCCGCCGCCGCCATCCGCAAGATTACCTGGCCGCCATGCAGAGCGATCCTTTTAGCGCCATCGAACGCAAGCCCGTTGCCGCCGAAGATTTGGCATTTGAGTTTATGATGAACGCTTTAAGGCTGAGCGCAGGCGTACCCTCCGCTTATTTGGAAGAGCGCACGGGCGTCAGCGCCGCTCAAATCGCCCCCCAAATCAGCCGTGCCCAAAAGCTGGGGCTATTGGAATGCAACCCGCAGCGCTTTGCCCCCACCGAACATGGCAAACGCTTTTTGAACGATTTACTGCAATGTTTTCTATAA
- the dapC gene encoding succinyldiaminopimelate transaminase — protein MNPLLNSLKPYPFARLREALQGVCPPEGVDLVPLHIGEPKHATPKVITDALTETLSELSVYPLSAGLPQLREACARWAARRYDGLVLNPETEILPVLGSREALFSFAQVVLNPTADGKDVVVSPNPFYQIYEGAALLGGGEICFANCYAPDFIPAWEEIAEDIWPRVKLVFVCSPNNPSGSVMQQEDWNTLFALQDKYDFVIASDECYSEIYFDGAKLIGCLQAAQAAGRGNRNIVMFTSLSKRSNVPGLRSGFVAGDADLLKAFLLYRTYHGSAMSVPVQKASIAAWDDEAHVAENRRLYQEKFDKVLPILREAFEVNMPEASFYLWLKVPDGDDLAFAKKLLGEAGIQVLPGRFLARDTAHGNPGLGYVRIALVAGVEECVAAARKMVDLYRR, from the coding sequence ATGAACCCTTTGTTAAACAGCCTGAAACCTTACCCGTTTGCCCGTTTGCGCGAAGCTTTACAGGGCGTTTGCCCGCCGGAAGGTGTGGATTTGGTGCCGCTGCATATCGGCGAGCCGAAACATGCCACGCCGAAAGTGATTACCGATGCGCTAACCGAAACCCTGTCTGAATTGTCGGTTTATCCGCTTTCCGCCGGTTTGCCGCAACTGCGAGAAGCGTGTGCCCGCTGGGCAGCGCGGCGCTACGACGGCTTGGTTCTGAACCCTGAAACCGAGATTTTACCGGTGCTGGGCAGCCGGGAAGCTTTGTTTTCGTTTGCGCAAGTGGTGCTGAATCCGACTGCCGACGGTAAAGACGTGGTGGTCAGCCCGAACCCGTTTTATCAGATTTACGAAGGCGCGGCCTTGCTTGGCGGCGGTGAAATTTGTTTTGCCAACTGCTATGCACCGGATTTTATTCCTGCTTGGGAAGAAATTGCCGAAGATATTTGGCCGCGTGTGAAGCTGGTATTTGTGTGCTCGCCGAACAATCCGAGCGGCAGCGTGATGCAGCAGGAAGATTGGAACACGCTTTTTGCTTTGCAGGATAAATATGATTTTGTGATTGCTTCGGACGAATGCTATTCCGAAATTTACTTCGACGGTGCAAAACTCATCGGCTGTTTGCAGGCGGCGCAAGCGGCGGGGCGGGGCAACAGAAATATCGTGATGTTTACCAGCTTGTCGAAACGCTCCAACGTGCCGGGGTTGCGTTCGGGTTTCGTGGCCGGCGATGCGGATTTGCTCAAAGCGTTTTTGCTGTACCGCACTTATCACGGCAGCGCGATGAGCGTACCGGTGCAGAAAGCAAGCATTGCCGCTTGGGACGATGAAGCGCATGTGGCCGAAAACCGCCGCTTGTATCAGGAGAAGTTTGACAAAGTGCTGCCGATATTGCGTGAGGCGTTTGAGGTAAACATGCCGGAAGCTTCGTTTTATTTGTGGCTGAAAGTGCCTGACGGCGATGACTTGGCTTTTGCGAAAAAGCTGTTGGGCGAGGCAGGCATTCAGGTGCTGCCGGGCCGTTTCTTGGCGCGCGACACGGCGCACGGCAATCCGGGCTTGGGTTATGTGCGGATTGCTTTGGTGGCCGGTGTGGAAGAATGCGTGGCGGCTGCGCGCAAGATGGTGGATTTGTATCGCAGATAG